The following coding sequences lie in one Synechococcus sp. MW101C3 genomic window:
- the mutS gene encoding DNA mismatch repair protein MutS: MGADADRQLSLVPEEALQGSLFGAAEPATAQGEGGSSSPGDLDLEDGALAAAAAARPRAHSRRSLSTDPDTDEAPASAAGEASPQDVLAEDQPRWHHHSLVAAEALPPMLRHYAELKRAHPERVLLYRLGDFFECFFEDAIQLSRLLELTLTGKDAGKAIGRVPMAGIPHHAAERYCSELVRRGLSVALCDQLETTAAKGALLKRDITRVLTPGTVLEEGMLAARRNNWLAAVVLEQGDWGLAVADVSTGEFRLSQRQGSDALHQELLQLEAAELIWPDPDAAAYPDGTAAKPAWCPPALHLTRLARTPFSLPEARRTLLQRFRLATTDGLGLAEAPLALRAAGGLLRYLDDNQAGAQSTAAGVVPLDPPSLRFAGDQLVLDAQTRRNLEITRTQRDGQFHGSLLWALDRTMTAMGGRALRRWLEAPLMDRAAIHARQEGVSELVEQRGLRLALRRLLRPMGDLERLAGRAGAGTASARDLVALADGLERLPRLAALLAAARSEPLAALREPPPELAVLVEQLRHTLQDTPPLSLTEGGLIHDGVDARLDGLRNRLDDQQAWLVEQEKAERQRSGIPSLRVQFHRTFGYFLSVSRARATRVPEHWIRRQTLANEERFVTPELKAREGRILQLQARAAQREYELFSELRAAVGALAAPIRSAARRVARLDAIASLAEVAATCGYCRPELTGDRSLWIEAGRHPVVEQLLVEEPFTANGIHLGEADQPDLVVLTGPNASGKSCYLRQTGLLQLMAQIGSWIPASRARLGLCDRIFTRVGAVDDLATGQSTFMVEMAETANILHHATDRSLVLLDEIGRGTATFDGLSIAWAVAEHLADGLRARAVFATHYHELNELAELLPNVANFQVLVEETGDQLVFLHQVRPGGASRSYGIEAARLAGVPQQVVRRARQVLGRIEANSHVVVGLQVAA, translated from the coding sequence GTGGGCGCCGACGCCGATCGCCAGCTCTCGTTGGTGCCTGAGGAGGCGCTGCAGGGCAGTCTGTTCGGCGCCGCCGAGCCCGCAACCGCACAGGGCGAAGGAGGCAGCAGCAGCCCGGGCGATCTCGACCTGGAAGATGGCGCCCTCGCCGCCGCCGCTGCCGCCCGGCCCCGGGCCCACTCGCGCCGCAGCCTCTCCACCGATCCCGACACCGACGAAGCCCCTGCCAGCGCCGCCGGCGAAGCCAGCCCGCAGGACGTGTTGGCGGAGGACCAGCCACGCTGGCATCACCACAGCCTGGTGGCGGCGGAAGCCCTGCCGCCGATGCTGCGGCACTACGCCGAGCTCAAGCGCGCCCACCCCGAGCGGGTGCTGCTCTACCGCCTCGGCGACTTCTTCGAGTGCTTCTTCGAGGACGCGATTCAGCTGTCCCGCCTGCTGGAGCTCACGCTCACGGGCAAGGACGCCGGCAAGGCGATCGGCCGGGTGCCGATGGCCGGCATCCCCCACCACGCCGCCGAGCGCTACTGCAGTGAGCTGGTGCGCCGCGGTCTGAGCGTCGCTCTCTGCGACCAGCTGGAGACCACTGCCGCCAAGGGGGCGCTGCTGAAGCGCGACATCACCCGCGTGCTGACCCCCGGCACCGTGCTGGAGGAGGGGATGCTGGCCGCCCGGCGTAACAACTGGCTCGCGGCGGTGGTGCTGGAGCAGGGCGACTGGGGGCTGGCGGTGGCCGATGTGAGCACCGGCGAGTTCCGCCTCAGCCAACGGCAGGGGAGCGATGCCCTGCACCAGGAACTGCTGCAACTGGAGGCGGCCGAGCTGATCTGGCCCGATCCCGACGCCGCGGCGTACCCGGACGGCACCGCCGCCAAGCCGGCCTGGTGCCCACCGGCCCTGCACCTCACCCGGCTGGCGCGCACGCCGTTCAGCCTGCCGGAGGCGCGGCGCACACTGCTGCAGCGCTTTCGGCTTGCCACCACCGACGGTCTCGGGCTGGCGGAGGCGCCCCTGGCCCTGCGGGCGGCGGGCGGGTTGCTGCGCTACCTCGACGACAACCAGGCCGGCGCCCAGAGCACCGCCGCCGGCGTGGTGCCCCTCGATCCACCCAGCCTCCGCTTCGCCGGCGATCAGCTGGTGCTCGATGCCCAGACGCGGCGCAACCTGGAGATCACCCGCACCCAGCGCGACGGCCAGTTCCACGGCTCGCTGCTGTGGGCCCTCGATCGGACCATGACCGCCATGGGCGGCCGGGCCCTGCGTCGCTGGCTGGAGGCGCCGCTGATGGACCGCGCCGCCATCCACGCCCGTCAGGAGGGCGTGAGTGAGCTGGTGGAGCAGCGCGGGCTGCGGCTGGCCCTGCGCCGTCTGCTGCGGCCGATGGGCGATCTGGAGCGGCTGGCGGGGCGGGCCGGTGCGGGCACTGCCTCGGCCCGGGATCTGGTGGCCCTCGCCGATGGCCTCGAGCGGCTGCCGCGGCTGGCGGCGTTGCTGGCGGCGGCGCGCAGCGAGCCCCTGGCGGCCCTGCGCGAACCGCCGCCCGAACTGGCGGTGCTGGTGGAGCAGCTGCGTCACACCCTGCAGGACACCCCGCCACTGAGCCTCACGGAAGGGGGGCTGATCCACGACGGCGTCGACGCGCGACTCGATGGGCTGCGCAACCGGCTCGACGACCAGCAGGCCTGGCTGGTGGAGCAGGAGAAAGCGGAGCGGCAACGCAGCGGCATCCCCTCGCTGCGGGTGCAGTTTCACCGCACCTTCGGCTATTTCCTCTCGGTGAGCCGGGCCCGGGCCACACGGGTGCCCGAGCACTGGATCCGGCGCCAGACCCTCGCCAACGAGGAGCGCTTCGTGACGCCCGAACTCAAGGCGCGCGAGGGCCGCATCCTGCAGCTCCAGGCTCGCGCCGCCCAGCGGGAGTACGAACTGTTCAGCGAGCTGCGCGCCGCCGTCGGCGCCCTGGCCGCGCCGATCCGCAGCGCCGCCCGGCGCGTGGCCCGCCTCGATGCGATCGCCTCGCTGGCTGAGGTGGCCGCCACCTGCGGCTACTGCCGCCCCGAGCTCACCGGCGACCGCAGCCTCTGGATCGAGGCCGGCCGCCATCCCGTGGTGGAACAGCTGCTGGTGGAGGAGCCCTTCACCGCCAATGGCATCCACCTGGGCGAGGCGGACCAGCCCGATCTGGTGGTGCTCACCGGGCCGAACGCCAGTGGCAAGAGCTGCTATCTGCGCCAGACGGGCTTGCTGCAGCTGATGGCCCAGATCGGCAGCTGGATTCCCGCCAGCCGCGCCCGTCTCGGCCTCTGCGACCGCATCTTCACCCGGGTCGGCGCCGTGGATGACCTCGCCACCGGCCAGTCCACCTTCATGGTGGAGATGGCCGAAACGGCCAACATCCTGCACCACGCCACCGATCGCTCTCTGGTGCTGCTCGATGAGATCGGGCGCGGCACTGCCACCTTCGACGGCCTCTCGATCGCCTGGGCGGTGGCGGAGCACCTGGCCGACGGCCTGCGGGCGCGGGCGGTGTTCGCCACCCACTACCACGAGCTCAACGAGCTGGCCGAGCTGCTCCCGAACGTGGCGAACTTCCAGGTGCTGGTGGAGGAAACCGGCGATCAGCTGGTGTTCCTGCATCAGGTGCGTCCCGGCGGCGCCAGCCGCAGTTACGGCATCGAGGCGGCCCGCCTGGCCGGGGTGCCCCAGCAGGTGGTGCGCCGCGCCCGCCAGGTGCTCGGACGGATCGAGGCCAACAGCCACGTGGTGGTGGGGCTGCAGGTGGCGGCCTAG
- the psbZ gene encoding photosystem II reaction center protein PsbZ — protein MQLLNTLTVLALVVMSFALIVAVPVLYASTEDSGRSNRLILLGGAAWVALVLLNWGISYFVV, from the coding sequence ATGCAGCTCCTCAACACCCTCACCGTTCTGGCCCTGGTGGTGATGTCGTTCGCCCTGATCGTGGCGGTGCCAGTGCTCTACGCGAGCACCGAAGACAGCGGCCGCTCCAACCGCCTGATCCTGCTGGGTGGGGCCGCCTGGGTGGCCCTCGTTCTGCTCAACTGGGGAATCAGTTACTTCGTGGTCTGA
- a CDS encoding precorrin-8X methylmutase encodes MDHPIFTESVRRIRGWLGPTGLDPVQQEVLERLVHSSGDLAIAPELRFSPGACVAGLAALAAGAPILTDTAMAAAAVTPMARRSFGNPVHSVLAWAPALAPEGSTRTAAGMAPALAALPGAVVLIGSAPTALERLLELVAAPEPVAGVVPPALVIGMPVGFVGVAESKRHLAASGLPQIRLEGSKGGAGLAAAAVNALLRRAWLDRA; translated from the coding sequence GTGGACCATCCGATCTTCACCGAAAGCGTGCGGCGGATCCGGGGCTGGCTGGGGCCCACCGGTCTTGACCCCGTGCAACAGGAGGTGCTCGAGCGCCTGGTGCACAGCAGTGGCGATCTGGCCATTGCGCCGGAGCTGCGCTTCAGCCCGGGCGCCTGCGTCGCCGGCCTGGCGGCCCTGGCGGCCGGGGCGCCGATCCTCACCGATACCGCGATGGCGGCGGCGGCGGTGACCCCGATGGCCCGCCGCAGCTTCGGCAACCCGGTGCACAGCGTGCTGGCCTGGGCGCCGGCGCTGGCCCCTGAAGGCAGCACCCGCACCGCTGCGGGGATGGCCCCGGCCCTGGCGGCCCTGCCGGGGGCGGTGGTGCTGATCGGCAGTGCCCCCACCGCGCTCGAACGGTTGCTGGAGCTGGTGGCCGCCCCCGAGCCGGTCGCGGGCGTGGTGCCGCCGGCGCTGGTGATCGGCATGCCGGTGGGCTTTGTGGGGGTGGCCGAGAGCAAGCGCCACCTGGCCGCCAGCGGCCTGCCCCAGATCCGGCTGGAGGGCAGCAAGGGGGGGGCGGGTCTGGCGGCGGCGGCGGTGAACGCCCTGCTGCGGCGCGCCTGGCTGGACCGCGCCTGA